A single region of the Salvia miltiorrhiza cultivar Shanhuang (shh) chromosome 8, IMPLAD_Smil_shh, whole genome shotgun sequence genome encodes:
- the LOC130998464 gene encoding uncharacterized protein LOC130998464 yields the protein MSSRDLFSSHLLYADDVLLFCRATARNSIAIDSILDIYGSVSGKAFATCLMGIKDHIMGNFTRWKGHHLSMAGRMCLVSSVVHSAATHSMLVYRWPTRQLNELDKACRNFIWTGDARRSHSSVSWTKVCKPKFAGLHPRSRWASSTVWKGVRSTIETLRDDSFCSMGNVSSVLYWLDNWMGYKIMDHLKFPAYIHPYLMHTVVDYLVEGVWHLTMGFTEPYPEIAYDIITTPISQSIDSRAWVHNDFGLVTATSARRHLLASDNLVDWGSWIWASHIPVRHTLVLWR from the exons ATGTCGAGTAGGGATTTATTTTCTTCGCATCTCCTTTATGCGGATGATGTGCTCCTTTTCTGTAGGGCCACTGCGCGTAACAGCATCGCGATTGACTCTATTTTGGATATCTATGGTAGTGTCTCTG GTAAAGCTTTCGCGACGTGCCTTATGGGTATTAAGGATCACATTATGGGGAATTTTACTCGTTGGAAAGGTCATCATCTCTCGATGGCTGGGCGTATGTGCTTGGTCTCCTCTGTGGTTCACAGTGCTGCCACTCATAGCATGCTTGTCTATCGCTGGCCGACTAGGCAACTCAATGAGTTGGACAAGGCTTGTCGCAACTTCATTTGGACTGGAGATGCTAGACGCTCTCACTCGTCGGTCAGCTGGACGAAAGTTTGCAAGCCTAAGTTTGCAGGG TTGCATCCTCGTTCTCGTTGGGCCTCTTCTACTGTTTGGAAAGGCGTTCGCAGTACGATTGAAACTTTGAGAGATGACTCCTTCTGCTCCATGGGAAATGTCTCCTCGGTTTTATATTGGCTGGACAATTGGATGGGTTACAAAATCATGGACCATCTGAAGTTTCCGGCCTATATTCATCCATACCTCATGCACACTGTGGTTGATTATTTAGTCGAGGGAGTTTGGCATCTGACCATGGGTTTCACGGAGCCTTACCCGGAGATTGCTTATGATATTATTACTACCCCTATTAGTCAATCGATAGACTCTAGAGCTTGGGTTCACAATGATTTTGGTTTGGTCACTGCTACTTCGGCTAGGCGCCATCTTCTAGCTAGTGACAATTTGGTGGATTGGGGCTCTTGGATTTGGGCAAGTCATATCCCTGTTCGCCATACTTTGGTTCTTTGGCGTTAG